In one window of Maniola hyperantus chromosome 18, iAphHyp1.2, whole genome shotgun sequence DNA:
- the LOC117990883 gene encoding uncharacterized protein: protein MRTVDPVLWSRKAVKPPLDVARAWRYRVAAASGCERRVRLSLRDAMRDLLTHCSMEGVRFVADARNPRFIRWSYFVLVLGSIAGGLVVAFLNLATISHRPPLVVVTQGAPYPVQQVDFPAVALCSYNTISAAELDSYAKYL, encoded by the exons ATGCGCACGGTGGACCCAGTCCTATGGTCACGCAAGGCGGTGAAGCCGCCGCTGGACGTGGCGCGGGCGTGGCGCTACCGCGTGGCGGCGGCGTCGGGCTGCGAGCGGCGCGTGCGGCTGAGCCTGCGCGACGCCATGCGGGACCTGCTCACACACTGCTCCATGGAAGGCGTGCGGTTTGTCGCTGATGCAAGGAACCCGAGGTTTATCAG ATGGAGTTATTTCGTGTTAGTTCTGGGCTCGATCGCCGGCGGCCTGGTAGTGGCCTTCCTCAACTTGGCGACGATCAGCCACCGGCCGCCGCTGGTGGTGGTGACGCAGGGCGCGCCGTACCCCGTGCAGCAGGTGGACTTCCCCGCCGTGGCCCTGTGCAGCTACAACACCATCAGTGCTGCTGAGCTCGACAGCTACGCCAAGTATTTGTGA